aaaatgtatgGAGAATGATGACTGCAAAAGTGTGAAGTAACTGTAAAACCTTAAACAAAGGTACAGTACAAGGAAGTATAGTACAGTCTCACTACAACAGTAACTTCCTGAAGTATATTGTTCTTATTTAACCATTTTGATATTGTCAGATGTATTCTAATCTTACTTTGGACAAAAACATTAAAGTATATATTTTGAAAGATTTGCTCGTCTTGATGATTCTGTCACTGatctatgtatgcatgtatgtatatatgtaaataaaattatgtctgatcattcaaaaaaaatgtgtttcaattcagttcacacacagaaaagtaaaaagcactataaccgcaaatgaaaaaaatagcccagaaattaaaaatatccttaactttttgtttgtcatGTATGTCTTATATGCATCCAGGACAATGTttctgaaactgttttttttccacttcgcGTTATTTTAAATCTTGGTGTCTGGCTTATTTTAACGTGATCTTAACTCATttatcatgtatttatttattgtcccttgtattatatcattaaatcatgtttttatcatgcttttaacaggttttatattggtGATAGATATAGTGATAGAAAAGATTTGCTTGTCTTGATGATTCTGTCACtgatctatgtatgtatgtgtgtatgtatgtgtgtgtgtatgtgtctgtctgtctgtctgtctgtctatctatctatctatctatctatctatctatctatctatctatctatctatctatctatctatctatctatctatctatctatctatctatctatctatctatctatctatcatccatccatccatccatccatccagactGTTTTCAAGTAGCACTATTATTGAGCCACTGAAATACATTTATATGGTGATAATAATAATTGATACAATGCAAAATAAGAATGACATTGATTATAAGTGGATATACATTATGTATGTCTTATATGCATCCAGTACAATGTTTCTGAAAGTGTTTTTTTCACTTCACTTTATTTTAAATCTTGGAGTCTGGCTTATTTTAACATGGTCTTaatgtatttatcatttatttattcattgcacCTCGTTTTATATTATTACTTTAGgtttttatcatgcttttaacaggttttatattggtATTTTTAGTGACAGAAAAGATTTGGTTGTCTTGATGATTCTGTCACTgatctatatatgtatgtatgtatgtatgtatgtatgtatgtatgcatgtatgtatgcatgcatctatgtatgtatgtatgtatgcatctatctatctatctatctatctatctatctatctatctatctatctatctatctatctatctatctatctatctatctaccagATGCTCACATTCACAGTAAAACTGAACCCACTCCACCCAGTATCACCCGTGTCTCTCAGTCTGCTCTGAAATAGGGTGTTGCTGGGGTGTCAGAGGATCACACCCCTGTATACTTCCCacctgctcaaaaaaaaaaaaaaaaaaaaaaaagtacaaaaaaaccctCTCTATCCTCTATACGTGCTCATGTTGTAGCCACACACTCTTTCACACGAGCATACACTCTTTCTCGGAGCACCCCTATAGACAAAGAGCACAAAGCACAAAGGTGATGTAGTGACAGATGCTCCTGTCACATACTTAGCATATCTCCACCTCCGAACTGGTGCAACTGCAggagtcagtcagtctgtctatctgcctcttcctccctcctcgcACCGTGGAAATCAGCGCTACTATTCAGAACTCATTCATTTCCACTCCTTATCCCCGACGGATAAAAAAGCAAGCTCTTAAACCGCAATCCTTTACCAATATTTATCCAATCTGAccaaatattataattaatgtctgtgcctcttcctctctcctccggGCTAACATATTCCCCTGCTCTctccacccacctacccaccctCTCCCAGCCCGTCTAACCTTTCGGTGCCAAGTTCACAGATAGAGAGAAAGTACTTCCTGTGAGAGGCCGGGCCGGCTGCCAGAGAGACTGATCCACCAATCTGACACGTTAATGAGATCCTGGCCCGTAGAACTGGAGTGTCAGGCTTCTTTACGCAGCAGCATCAGCCCTGCCGTGACCCGCACGAGCCCCACACACAACCACGCGCAACCGCACGCGCAAAGACGCACAAATTACGCATACgtgtatatatagatatttttcaaGCACACTTCTAGAAATATAAGCAGGCACCCACAAATGAATCCACACACAGAGgatggggatggggatgggggggggggtttggagagagagagagagagagagaagggggggggggggggttcagctcCTTAAATCTGTCTAATTAAAACACCAAATCCCTCTACTCCCCTCACCCACCAACCCAATCCTCACTTCCCAACcaccccacgcacacacacatatatacacacacacgctccTCGCACCCCACCctcaccccccctcccctcccctcccctcaccctcctcctcctccacatccCCACTGCCACCACCCCCGATTCCGCAGGAGAAATGATTATTAGGAATTTAATGGGGGAACGTTTCCCATCCCACACCATCTGGGGCTTGGGAATGGCACGAAATTTGAGGATGCTTGCCGACGTGGCGGggaacattattttcatttttcttgaCTGGTGCTCAGATTTCAGACATTGCAGCAGAATGATCCAATAAATTACCATAATTTAtaacaaaaatcaaaaaaaatatataaagaagatttttttgtttgtttgtttgttttttgccctCTTGTGTTTCTGATGAGTTAATTCACTTATAGGCGACTGTGGAAACTTTTACTAAAACTTCTGAGATTATTATTACGTGAAACACACACACCTCAACTTGTACCCCTATAGAAACACAGTGTTTGTTTTGAACTAATTATGAGACTAAGTCTTCAGATTGCAAATGCGTCTCTCCACGCCACCTCTATAGGATGTATATGCTCCATTCTTGTCCCTCACCTCCCACACAGAGCCGGGCCatatgctctctctctctttctccctcttcctcctcctcctcctcctctctccaccCGGCTTAATGAGCTGCGTGAATGTAGGGGTACGTGTACGCGTTTGACCCCGCGCTAAACTGCCGCACGTCGCCCCGTGGACCCTGTgggcgtgaaaaaaaaaaaaaaaaaacaaaacactctcCCCACCCCACAACTCGTCAGCATCCCACccgagagagtgagagagagagagagagagagagagagagagagagagagagagagagagagagaccccaaGAGTGATCTGAACCCACCTCTCGTCCACACATATGGGTTTTCACACgcgcaaatattaaaatattacccAGCCTACAAGACacagaagaggggaaaaaaaaacacgcaaTAACAGGAGTGATAAGGTGAGAGCCCCCCCAGTGAACGGGATAAAACAGGGTTGGGATGTTAGGACTGGGGGGCCATGAAGGGGTCCATTTAGGGCCCCACTGGGACCCCCACTAACCGAGTCTTCCGTTTTTTACGACGAGATACAGAAAGGAGAGATTCTGATATTTTCTCTGATCCGAACCCACGggctcctcttttttttttttttctttttctgctgcTGAAAACATTTGAACAAAAGCAACATTTGTTTCGTTATATAAACCAACatgagtcgtttttttttttttttttttttttttacagtttgaagCACAGGAGTCATATCCACCAGTAgatgatttaaataaataaataaataaataaataaataatttaatattttgtttttctggtttggccttttataattttgtttgctttttgcttAAGATCTGCATAATTCAATTAGAATTAATTGTGTGATTGCAACGGTTTATCTATAACAGCCCAATAACAGTAAAGGATAACATGACGAGCCCTGAAATTACACTAAACTAAATTTAATACAACATTACAATTCCATGACCATCACatgcaaacaaaaaacagctaattggtcttttttttcctggtctgtTCAGCCTTAACAGAattttttattgctttattaAACAGTGTCCTTTTTGTCAGCTGGCTGAACATATGCAGTCTTAGAGATCCAACGTGAAAATAATATTTAGGTTTTtgagctggatttttttttttttaatgttatgtgtTGATCCtttttcacataaaacatgtaTAAACTCTTGCCAActctttatttttagtgtttgccTGATTTGCGTTAAACCAAAAGTGTCCAAGTATTTGTTCAAGTAAAAGCTTCAATTctctatatataaaaaaaataaacatacaattATTTTTGCTGAAAGTTACAATGATTAACTTTTATTCTATTGACAGAAGAAGCTGCACGCCAATaatataaatcaaaataaatcaaaaaaagtTGTCTCAAAACtgcattacattttattttatactcATATTATGTAAAAGTTAACTGATTTTTTTAACCTATTGGTTTAATTTAAGACTGTTAAAGCCAAATGTTCAATGATTCGTCTCAATCACCTGAAACTTTAGTGAACTTGTCTAACCTTTATAATAGTAATATTAGTATTATTTGCGCTCCTTAaacttttttcagtttcagagtctaaaatgaggaaaaaggcgCCTTTTAAATAGAAAATTAATAATTAACCGAAACGAGAATTCCaaagaaaacaaaccaaacctaTGTTATATGACTTATGTAAAATATTTTCATCCTCAGTCAAAGAAACgataaaatataaacattatCTGTAAAAACTTCCCCAGTTTGATGCGTTCAGGGTCAAATCATGAAACTGCGCTGAAACTTTGGAGAGAACTCAGACAATGCACTGACCACTAAATCTCATCCTCATtattaaacaataataataataataaaataaaagtggaGGTGCAGAGTTATGTCTTAAATGTGTCTCCACTTTGGACTGGAACCGACTTTACCACATTTACTTGGAATCAAAATCTCTCCAGAGATCCGGGCTTCACTGACTGGGAGCAACTGTCTGTGCTCTTTGGCTGACATCCAACAGCTtgtgggcattttttttttttttttttggtcacaaaTCAACCATCTGATCAACTGAAATTAAATCAACCTACGTCAACAAGCACATTTCAAACCCATGTGTAAAATCTAAGGTGGTTGGATAATATTTGAAGCTTTTAAATGACCTCTGAGTGATGCACAGATCTGCTGAGGGGACATTATCATCCTtatattaaatatctgaatacaatgtttgaaaccattttacaGTCCATTTTCCTCTCTGTTTGGTGAGTCTTATGTGTCAAGCATGGGCCTGAACACACCACCACCTCCAGCCTGTGCAACAATTCCAGGATGACAttttggtaaataaataaataaataaataaataaataaaattgcgcCCGGGGCGTTTTAATCTTGATTTATTTTTCtaacaatttattttttaattgccGTCTGCTGTCGATCAATTTTGCACAGAAAGCTGAGAAGCTCATACAGCCTCTCACAGCCTCTTCGTCATTTTATTGCGACAAAACACATCACAAAACATTAACACATTACTTCACGAATATTTCGATCCATAACGAGTCTTTAGAAGTGtgtatgcgtgcgtgtgtgcgtgtaagtgttttagaaatgaaaataaataaataaataaataaaaaataaaatatattccaATGATTCATTCAGGTACAGTTATAAAGTCAACAAAATTTATATGAGAGTACAGTCACCAACAATTGTGCAGAAATACATGAAGTGCATCACAGTTGTTCTGTGAGGAGGCTCCTCAGCAGGAACAAGGAACTGTAAAAAGTTCACATCAAACTAAAACCAAAACATTCATTTCGTTGCATACTGGTGTtcgtcatctctctctctctttttttttttttttttttaaggcatgTTGTTCGGATTCATATAGTTTGGAAACAGACTGTTCACCTCTCACAAAATGATCTCCTTCCAGTGCTCCATCTgtagtgacattttcaacaatgcaacaaaacaaactttAAATGCATGGAAATTCACATATAAAATGTAACACTGTTGAATTttacaatacttttttttataatatattaTCCACATTCAAATCGATGTACTTATAATAAAcaaccttaaataaataaatacaataataatttacATTCACCTCGttaacacaatattttttttttttactccagatACAAATGCATTTAGATTTTAGGCTTTTAGggtcccccccccccataacttgGTGTATTTATGAGACCACATTAGATGACTCCATCCTCAGGTCACCTATACACATGCGCGTCTTCACACTGGCTGGAGGAACACTTTGAATCAGTTTCGTTTCTTGGTGCTATTTTAATTAAATACGAGAAATACCACGTGAGAGGAAATAgacatataatttttttctttttaataagcAAAGATTGCATTTGGCTGCCTTGCATAGCTCAATTGTTGACCTTTATTGCTCTGAACTCCAATCATGTTTCACCAAACTTCCCTGATGAAGTTACTTCTCTGATTCTCCCTCCCGgtgtttctttctgttttgttCCCCCATTAAAAATGTGCATCTTTACCGATTACTGGGAATCAAATTAAAACCCATAAAAATCAAGTGAATTGTCTACATCGTGACCACAGTCTCATCCAACTCCATCTGCACCAGTGCCATGATTAAATAAATAGCTTATAACCTTCATCTGAAACGAATTTTTCTAAATCTGAGTCGTTGTTGTAGCTTTTCACTGGAAATAAATACGTGGAAAGGAgccattaaatatttttttttttttttttttacatgaaactaGTAAGAAGATCTGCCCATGTGGATCATTTCACTTGTTTTCCAAAgcgttttaaataaataaataagaatcaaaATTAAAAACAGTGTGCTGTGATTTGGAATCTCATCGTAATTTGTTAACTGCTTTCTAATTATATTTTAAAGATACAATAGGAGTGAGAAAGTAACACAAAATGAATGTTTAAATGGGCAGTTTTGCTGTGCATCGGTGTGTCTGGAGTCCTTTTAGTTCCACTCTGCGCGTCTGCGGGGAAATTGTATGACTTCTAAGACTTGAACTTTGTCCAGGTGATTGATTAATTGTGGAAAGAGCCATTAACTTCCCCTTGTGCTTGGAAGGACTGGCTGCGGACGTGCAGATCGTAGGGGAAACGGGCCTCTGGGGACACTCGGTACATGGAGTTATGCGCCAGAGCCGTGCGTCCTGGCGCACTGCAGTAGCGCATGCCATAGTGACTGCTTTTGCCATAATCTGGCGGATCGTCGTGTTTTAGGGAGAAAATCCCATTGAAGCTCATCGGAGGGCTTAGCTGACTGTCAAAATGCGGACTCCCGCCCTCCGGGGACGGGTTCTCGTAGTAGGGTTCGTAGGCGCCGCCGTAGCTGTAGTGTCGGAACGGTTTGGCGCTGGTGTCCAGGCTGGTGCCGCTGTGGCCAGGAGGCGTGTTCATGTCTGAGCCCGGGTAGGAGTACATGGCATCATAAGGCGATCTGCCAGAGAACATGACCTCTCCGTTGTGGTCTGTGAGGAAATTTCTCGCGTTTAGCTGCAAACAACCGGCCACTAAGTTGGTGGTGGGCTGGGATAATCCTTTGCACAAAGTCTGTACGAAGGCGAGGAGATCCGGTCTCTTCCCTGCGCTCAGAGTCTCAGACAGGGCCCAGATATAATTTTTAGCCAATCTTAGCGTTTCAATCTTGGAAAGTTTTTGAGTTTTGGAGTAGCATGGCACAACTTTACGCAGACTCTCCAGCGCTGCGTTCAAGCCGTGCATTCGGCTGCGTTCCCGGGCGTTGGCTTCCTGGCGCCGGAGTTTGGCCCTGTCCAAATGCTCCTTCCCCGGTTTCTTTTTCCGGGGTCCTCGCTTTTTGGGAAGCCCGTCGTCATCCTGGTCGAACTCTCTGTCGTCGTCCTCCTCTCTGTCGGAGAACTCGTCCTCTCCGTCCCTCATGTCAGAGTTGGCCCTGTCCGGGTTGTGTTGTCGCTCCTGTTCCAGACTCTCAGGTAAGCCTTCGCGGGGATAATTGGCACCAAAACGTGGCTCACACATCATATGCGCTTCCTCGAATGGCAGTGTCAACATATTTCCCTGGGAGAATCAAAGCCAAAGCATAAAGTCAGGACAACATGGAGCAGCTCTACGTCTTTTGAAGGTGGTCTGTTAATTACCTTGTGAATGGGTCCTCCCATGAGGAAGAAGAACAAATTGAAAAGCAAGGCCAATGTCACAGCTTGGTACCTTTTGAAAGGCACTCAACTTTATTGTCTTTGCACTTGTGATAACAGATCCCCTTTTAATCCTTTTAATAATAACCTTCATGATTTTTAGATTTGAAAATAACACAAATGATCTGTGCATGTTTTAAGTCCAACAACATCACAAAAGCATGCCATAAATGTGCACAAATGCAGTGCAGAAGCTGTCTAAAGGCTCCAGTACTAACCTCTGGTCAGCGTGCACCTCGCATGTTCCCAATTATCCCTGAAACTGCGCTGCGGCGGCTTCTCCTCCAAACCAAACGCACAAGGAAAAGCTCAACCTGCGCACTCTCTTTTTCTGCCTTGCTGTGTTGTGCTCttccttttcctctctctctctccctccctccctctctcttccccttctctctctctttgagGAATGACACTTATGCCAACAGCGGGTACCCATGCCATCTGCCGCTGACGTCTTGTGGCAGCCTAGACCACGTGCTCAGTGTCCCATGGGACCTCCATTCCATACCGATCATCTGGCAGCTCCAGTAATGGGCACCGGGAGGCCCGCGTTTACCGTCAAAAACACAGACCGGAGCGGGATAACAACTAATATCTGCATCTCCCTGTGTAAGATGTCTTTTTGTCTGGAAGGAAGAGGGATGTGTAGCGGAGTTGACTGCGTTCTCAACAGGTGAGATAGGGGCGTACAGAGAAATAAAGGATGGAGTTTTAAAGGCTACAGTTAAATGCATATTTCCCATTAAGATGCACAGACAAAGTCATTTAAGTACATTCATTTGACTGCAGTTTGATTTGGGGTGTATTTCTGAAAGGGACATGCAAACAAGGGAGTCATGTTGGGATGACTGTTGTCTGTTTATAGACTATATGTGTGCTATATTATACAGTGTAAGCAAAGAGATGCAAGTTTATAGCATATTTCAtgtacgctgtaaaaaaaaaaatcctggttttacggaaaaaaactggcagctgtgatttccagaacaatactgtaaaaaacacatccaactataAACATATTTACGAAGTAAcaagtaaatttaacattttaaacaagtagatttaacattttaaacatgtagatttaactttggatttaaatggtaaatggactgcacttatttagcacattttctccaccttcatggtgtccaaagctttttccaaaaccaccaggtccaattgggaccagtttagggttcagtgtcttccatggacacttggacatatggacagtcagagccaggattcgaaccaccaaccctttggttattggacgagccgctctgccaactctaccaacccatttatgtacaagtttaaaatgttacattgttaaatgtttacttttttaaaataacatttctctctttctctctacatatatatatatatatatatatatatatatatatatatatatatatatatatatatatatatatatatatatatatataaagcaaataggccgttatttcaacattatggtcttacaatttaaacagcaccacattgtattttactttacagttttattttctaaaaacaataaaaatacatcatttctacatacaaatctggttttgttcacatactcttcctgtaaaaactagctatatttgattcaatcgttaacataaaaatcttttcaaataaacaactttgcaatgtattgtcacttacagtttttttatgttgcaattttacaactttttggtgttcattctacagtcattttttacagtgtagttacaATGGCAATTCATTGTGCTTTACATAAACAAAAGGAGGGTctagaggaaaataaaaacaaagtgccAAAACAGTAAAAGACAGAGATATTAAAAATGCTGTTAAAAGTACAAAGCACATAAAATAGTCATAAAAGAGAGTAATCAAAATTATTGTTAATGTAATTCAAATAAAGTCACTTAGATGCAAAGAGAGTAAGTTGAAGACCATGATTTTAACCTGGTTCTAGAAATATTTACATCTGGACCAGTCAGTAGATGTAAGAGTTTGGTTTATATGGTATACACATAGATATGCACGTGCAAGGCCTTAACTGTTTAGTGATTTGCCAATTTTAGAAGGAGTCCaggcttattttttcagttgatAAGAGACTCTGAGTTCATTAAAACGCCTGGATGATAAAGTTGGTGTTTGTTTTTAGAGACTACAGATATTACactaaaaaaacatgaatatttagtttatttataagACTGACTGGCTCCTAGGATATACCCTGCTGGAATAATCCTGCCTTTGGACAACTGTTTCTTCCTGTTACTGTGTTGCTGCAACTACAAACTGAAAAAGACAAGTTTTGGCAGAAAAGCATCTTTATATGTGGTGTTTTCTTGCGTgaggattttgttattttaatgcctcCGCTTGCTTACCTACAGGTAAATGTTTCACCACAACATCTTCTCCCCTGACACTACTTTACAAAGACACACAAGATGAGTGTGATTCATTCAAAGAAATACAAATTAGCAAACAACCCATAGAGCTTTTTCTCCTATTCCAGAATGACAGCAGGTTGAACCACATCTATAACTAACGTTGACACAGTGCTAAGATTTTGTAAGGATTCATTGCAGTCTGGATGAATCTGAGGCACTCTGATAATGTCATCCTGTATCAAATCATGAATAAGCAAATGTCATTGTGATTTTATGGTCTTATCTATAATTTAAAGAAGAAACATTATCAGAGTGAAAAACAAACCAATACAATGCACTATTATAGTAAGGAGGCAACTGAtgcttttaagataagataaaataagataacataaaacaagataagataagataaaataagataacataaaacaagataagacaagataagctaaataagataagacaggacAAGACTAGATAAgctaaataagataagacaagataacataaaataagataagacaagactagataagataagacaacgcaagataagacaagataagataaaataagataagacaagatgagacaagagaagataagataagacaagacaagactggaTAAGATAAGAcccaataagataaaataagacaagataagataaaataagataagacaagctaagataaaataagacaagataagataaaataagacaagctaagataaaataagatcagatcagataagataagatccatTTTGTTGGTCCCGCAGAGAAGAAAGTTCACCATAACAGTAGCTCCAAAAATATAgattaaataaacaaagaattaaagaaaaagaaatcaaatgtaaaaaaataaatagattatataataaacaaaaattacaaTAGCCAAATTACAAAACCCCAGTAATAAGCAAACAAACACCACGTTTTAATTAATTTCTCAACTAATCAATGAATTTAAGGTTAGATAATGgcaaaaaaaagtgtttctcaAAGCCTAAGGTGGCATGAAATTTCTAATTTGCTTCACAACCCAGAGACAGAGAGCAATATATTGTCTCGTAGGTGAAGATAAGAtggaaaatacttgaatttaAGAAGTTACAATCAGAGAATTTAGATTTTTCTCTACATTAGACTCAAATTCAATTGAACTTAATAGTTGCTGGTAAATTGATAAATTGTTGCAGCTCTGTAAAGTAAACTGGATAGCTACTGCTTTAGTTGATTTGACCTCGTTTTATCATTGAAGGGCAACTGATTTTTCCCTTTTCTATTATTCCTGACCTGATGTAATCCCCCTCCCCCCTTTGTATAATAGCAAtctctgttttgttcttttagaGTGTACAGTTCTTTACCCTTTTACAGAGTGAGTCCACTGGGCTGTAGTCATATATATCAGTGTATCATCTGTATGACTGATAATCAGCGTTGTACTGTAGAATTTGGCctaaaggaggaaaaaaatagGTGAAGAAATTCCAGCAGGCACCTTAGACACAGTGGATGGTGTGAGCATACCAGAGGGACATGCACAGTGCAGGTAGTTGTGGTACCACAGGACTATAGACATTAAGTACACCCCGTGGAAAAGGCCCAGTGGCACGCTGCCAAATCCACAGTGGGGCACAGCTGGCACTCGATATGGGTATATGCACTCCTCAGTTatgtggaacacacacacaagtgcTCACATGAATGTATGCCTGTGAATGACCTTGTTGCAAGGATAATCAATTAAAGCAACTTATCAATCTCTGTATTGGACATTACGAGACATTGATCAGAAGTATGGGCCCGGCAGCCGAGCGTGACAGCATGTTGATTACACCTCAGCGTGGGTTCAAACGACGAATGACGGCGGCAAAGGTAAGGCAGCGGGTTCCACGGTGACAATACCAGCGTGTGCACATGATAGTGGGTTCACTTAACCCAATGTGAGGTAAGTGAGCCCCACGCAAAACAAGAAACACACCCTCAAATACACATTaagacacatgtacacacacatggaAAATAAtagagtggggggtggggggcgcagTCCCTTCATCACTGCCTTCCCCCCAAAATGCCTCAGCTGGTCTGCCGATCGTTCTggtccagcacacacacaaacacacacacacacacatacacaccagcaTCTGATGAGTCAAACTCCCCATCTCAGACTAATCAGTTGACTGCACTAATTGCAAATGCAAATATGCAaatttatattaattaattactCCACTAATTAGTTCTCTTGTCTTTTCAGGTAATAAA
The DNA window shown above is from Sphaeramia orbicularis chromosome 17, fSphaOr1.1, whole genome shotgun sequence and carries:
- the neurod6b gene encoding LOW QUALITY PROTEIN: neurogenic differentiation factor 6-B (The sequence of the model RefSeq protein was modified relative to this genomic sequence to represent the inferred CDS: deleted 1 base in 1 codon; substituted 2 bases at 2 genomic stop codons), yielding MIGMEWRSHGTLSTWSRLPQDVSGRWHGYPLLAXVSFLKERRRGREREGGREREEKEEHNTARQKKRVRRLSFSLCVWFGGEAAAAQFQGXLGTCEGNMLTLPFEEAHMMCEPRFGANYPREGLPESLEQERQHNPDRANSDMRDGEDEFSDREEDDDREFDQDDDGLPKKRGPRKKKPGKEHLDRAKLRRQEANARERSRMHGLNAALESLRKVVPCYSKTQKLSKIETLRLAKNYIWALSETLSAGKRPDLLAFVQTLCKGLSQPTTNLVAGCLQLNARNFLTDHNGEVMFSGRSPYDAMYSYPGSDMNTPPGHSGTSLDTSAKPFRHYSYGGAYEPYYENPSPEGGSPHFDSQLSPPMSFNGIFSLKHDDPPDYGKSSHYGMRYCSAPGRTALAHNSMYRVSPEARFPYDLHVRSQSFQAQGEVNGSFHN